caatttggacattttcacttaggggtgtactcacttttgttgccagaggtttagacatgaatggctgtgtgttgtgttattttgaggggacagtaaatttacactgttattcaagctgtgcactcactactttacattgtagcaaagtgtcattttttcagtgttgtcacatgaccagatataatcaaatatttacaaagatgtgaggggtgtactcatgtGAGATTCTGTACATTTACTGACCTGCTATTTATCTAAACAAGCAAAACCATACTCTTGCTCCCCTAGGTTTCTtcaattttattgattgattttggTGTGGTGTAGCTGGTGTTCGACTGCAACTTAGGTAACTACATATTAGTTATCTTTAGTTGTGGAACATTACATATAGGCTTACAGAAAAGTTTATTATAGCAAAACTGATTAGGGCTATGTGAAAcgtaaaacacatttcatttaatCTCTATGGACTCTACTTGACATCCAGGGTTTGAATTTGTTCTTTGCTGTCAACAATGTTGTTAGGAATCATTTCTTTCCCAGGTAGTGggattaagaaaatattttaagatgTCGTCTGCACTCAACAACTTTGTccacaatataaatgtaattattatacTCTATGGCAAGTAATTGCTTTATAAATAGTGATGCTCTGTAATTAAAAATAGAGGAAAACCTGTTTGGGGATCACATTCAACCTGTTTGGGGATTCACATTACAAGAAGAGGCcacttataaaaaaaaaatgggttacatttcttcatttttaagttttggtaATTTTACTTGAGATggttattacatttatataccACAAAAAGAAAAGCCCCGTCCCTGCCAAAAATGATTTTGAGACTGAGATCTCTGTTTGCAAACTCTAAACCAGGGGTTtgcaactccggtcctcgaagCCAGTTCCGCTCCACAGTTTCATTGAAACAcactaatcagggacttatttacaCCTGGGACATCAGGTAGGTGCAATTTGCCATCACAAAAATGCAGTGTCTGCATGCTGTATTTTCCTCCCTGTCTATTAGTGAAATGCTAACAGCTACCAATTGGATGCATAGTCTGTAAGcgaaaaaacatacaaatgtcTCAGTAGGGGGGGGTACGATACATTTCATAACATAGCTGGAAGATGGCGTTAACCACCAATATAAAGAAACTTCAGATATCAGATATTCTTTCTTTTTGTCACTTTTGTCACAGCTTTTaagctgggtgtgtgtgcattcagCATACAACATGACATTCCCTGTCTTTTTTTTAGTACTGGCATGCGGTTTATCTTGTCTGATTAGCTGTCCTATTTTGTTTGGCAAGCAGGGGTATTTTAACTGCCCGTCTGGCATACTGGCCCCACCTGTGTGAGGTGGAGGTAGACAGACACTAGCCTGGTATGAGTAAGAACAATTGTCATGCTAATGTGGTCACGCGTGGTTAAGAGCCAGTTCCAGGCTGTGGCTTGTGAATACAGCCTCAGGTAAACTGACTCCACCCATGGGTTTGCCCTGTGATCAGCTTTCCACACAGACTCACTGTTGACAGGGTCCGCCCGTTGTGCCCTTCCTCTGCTTAGATCACAGCTGCCATTCATTGGCTCGTCACGTGCTCCTCGCTTGTCTTGTTTTGCTGTTTCCTGATGATCTCTTCCTGTGTTGATTTGTTTCGGGCTGTGCTCTCACTGGTAGTAATCCTTAGTTGAATTCTTTCAGCTCTGCTTGCACTGAACTCCACTGTCTGATttcctgatttttttttctcttataTCTCCAGCTGTTCTGCCTCGTATCCCGGTAAGGTTATGAAGgcactttattcaaatttaTTTACGGTTGTTTTTATGTCTCAGCATCAACTTGAAGAGGATCCCTCATGGACTCAATCTCCTGTACAACTTTGGGTCCTTGAAAAAACTCAGTAGTGCTTATACGGTTCTTTCATTTGAtccttttttcacttttttttaccAGCAGGATTGTCAGCCTGCATTGCCACTAAGCCATGACGGAAAACAAAATCCACGAGGCCTACGCTAGCCTGATGAGGGGTGTCCAGCAGCTGGACCTCAGCGGGCCATGCGTGCCCAGCGACTTGGTGCTGATCGGCCACGACGCCTTCCCGCTGGCCATGAACGCCCGGGGACAGGTCCTGATGGCCGCCTCCTTCTACGGGGACGGCCGGCTGGTGGTGCTGGGCCACGAGGCCTACCTCACCGCCTTCCCCGCCCTGATGGAGAACGCCCTGGCCTGGCTGGCCGGTTCCCCGTGCTCCAGCACCAGGGTGGTCGTCCATCCGGGCTGTAAGGGCCTGGCCGACGCCCTGGGCGGCTCCAGGCTCCGGCCCGAGGTGGGCGCCTTCAGCAAGGACGATGGGGTGTACGTGACCGACGCCTACAGCGTGGGCCCCGACGTCAGGGACATGGTGGCTTTCATGAAGGTGACAAAGGGCGGGCTGCTGATTGCCGGACAGGCGTGGAGCTGGGCGAAAGACAACCCGGGCCAGAACACCCTGCAGGATTTCCCGGCGAACAAGGTGTCCAGTGTGGCCGGGATCTACTTCTCTGATCAGCCCGGGGAGCTAGGCACTTTCCCTGTGCCTCCACAGATCCCTTCCAGCTGGCTCTCAGTGCCGTGAGTATGTGGTACTTCccagagggatgagagaggggttGGCGTAGCCTTCCCAACCACTGCTGTATAACTCATATGTATGAATGGGGGTATTTTGGACCAGAGATATTGCCATGTGTCTCTCCAAAAACTGTTTCTTCTTTTCAAAACAGGTTAAGCGAAGTAGATGATTGCAGTCTGGGTCTTCCTGTAGATAAGACTCTGTTGTCAGTCTATTAACCTGGTGAAATTAGCATGTAAtaaagtcaaataaaaaaagtccTTAAAATTAAGCCataatgtttaatattttgtcCGATATTCAGAGCAAGTGCTGTTTTGACAGTGATTACAGATTATCCTGAGGCATGACAAAATAACATCCAgtgttttaacttttaacttGAAAAGTTGGCATGTCTTGGAGGTGACCGAGGTTATCAAGGCATTGTGAGACTGAATGTCACATGTCTCATCCAACTAGAACAGCCCCGTACTcactaaacacaaacaaatgtcagATGACAGTTGTGTTATTACCGAATTATCGAAGCGTTTACACAAAATCACGAGAAAATCCATAAAGGTGTATCTGAAGTAAACCTTGTAAAACTGGTTGTGCAGTCTCCACGTATGGCCAAGAATAAGCCCTTCCTTGAACTGGTCATGTGTCATACTTCAACCTTGTCTAAATGTTTCCTAAAGCAGGGCAGGTGAAGATGTCATTCAGGATTATTCCATGCGTTGCCGCCTTCCTCAAGCTTCCATGTTGGGCTGCTTCTGAATCGTTAATGACACGCCTGTAAAATCCACATGGATATTTGCAGACAGACACAACCCGACGTTCATTAGGCTGTTAAAAACCACCTCAGAACTGTTCTACTGAAACATTTCACGTCTTGCTATAGTACTGACTCTAGCCTGTTATTCTAGCTCACTTCATCCCGATATAATAACCTACAAACCGCCACATCATAACCTCCTATAACTAACCAACTGTTCATCTAAAAGTAACCGCCTACCACTACTATTTCATAACCAGAAATACTTACACATTTTCCCTATCTAGTGTGAGTGAATGCCTCAGTTCAGTTCAGTTCAGTGACACTGCCTTCTCCCTCCTGTCCCCAGGATAGGCAAGGACTTCAAGGACGACCTGGAGTTCCTTCTCCAGGGCGTGTCCGAGTTTGAAATCCGTGGCGGGGCTATCCCCTCCGAGGTTCTGGTGCACGGCCCTCTGGCGTTCCCCATCGGCGCCACGCCGAACGGCCGGGCCTTCTTGGCCGGGGCGTACTATGGCCAAGGCAGGGTCATCGTGGTCACCCATGAAGGATACATGGGCCATGAGCAAATGGCCCCCTTCTGGATCAATGCCCTCCGCTGGTTGGACGGAGGCCGCAATGGCCCGGTCGGCATCCTGCCTCAGCTGGACTTCGCCTTCCCCCTGCTGAGCCAGTCGGGTCTGCCCTGCCAGAAGACCGGCTTCAAATCCGATCTCAGCGTCTACGTCGGCACCTGCTACAGCGGCGACAACGCCCAGAACATCCAGGACTTTGTGGCCGAGGGCGGAGGCCTGCTCATCGGGGGCCACGCCTGGTACTGGGCCCAGACCCACCCGGGCCTGAACCCCATGACGGAGTATGCGGGCAACCGCATCCTCAACAGGATGGGTCTCAGCCTGCTGGGGAGCACCCTGGAAGCCGGTCGCATCAAAGCCCCGGTGCCGGGCCAGAACGGCTCCGAGGGATACCACTTCCGTCACCTGCTGCACCGCTTCGCCGGTCACGTGACCAGCGGCCAGGCGCTGACCGGGCAAGAGGAGGCACGCCTGAAGAAGCTCGGCGGCGACTGCTCCAACTACCTGAAGATGCAGGCGCACGACAGCGCCTCGTACACCTCGGTGGTGGAAATGCTCACCAACGTCCTGAAGGAGACGGGCATCCCCCAGGTGGGCCATGCCAGCCCGGTGAATAATGCCAAAGACCACCTGCTGCTCAGCGTGGGCCCGGAGGTGTACAAGGCGTGCCAGGACCCAGACGCCCTGTTGCCTTACCTGTTCAAGGACCTGAGCTTCAAACCCGTCTGGCCGAATCACAGGGTCCTGATCAGCTGCAGCGCAACAGGCGAGTTGGTCCGCTTCTTCCTGTAGGCCATGGTGATGCTAATGGTTCGGTTCAGGGACCGATCGCAAAAATGGTATAACATACGGAATGGTGAATACGTGGAAGTTTATAGGTTAATGTGAATTAGCGAAAAGGAATGATAGTgttgtatatggccaatataccatggctaggAGCTGTTGTTAAGGTCCGATGCATCAGCAGTAAGTGccgagatgccttattgctgttttaaaccagttaccaatgcaattataGCGGTAcaaaagtgatgtcatacccgtggtcTATTATGACACGCTATCAGAATTCAGAATTCGATTCACCCTCTTGATAATTTGGCTTATGAACCATGTGTTTAAAAccaagaaccccccccccccccaccccccacagcctcttagggaccttgttgcactactccctttgtactactctgacactgccttgcaaagtctgataatagacgttttcagttgttacaggtacgtgtctacctcaggaacctcactgctgctatccctgcatttcagttgcacatgcgaCCTTACTTCTTTAATTTGCCTCGATTtaacatctagaatgccatttagaattgctatTTGTACCctcacaactattatcccacttgtaacatacactataataaatacttgtacatttcctgccctcctctatttgccttaattccacgtttagtattgccatttgtactgcatttgccttcgtTGCACATCTTtccattccacttgtaatatacatatacctaatacctgtacattttctgctccCTTTTATTTGCTCTTCTGGTTAgctgctaactgcatttcgttgtacctGTACTTGTCCAATGACAATAACGTTCAATCGAATCTAATCCATCTAAAAGTACAAGAAATAAGTAGTACTACAATTTCTTTTTGGTATGTAACATATATACCAGGACTAagagctgtgtccaggcactgtGTTGCTTTTAGAACAGCCTGTACCACACCTCCCTGTACTGAGTGAATGcaccctacccccccccccgcccactgTGTTTCAGGAGGGGAGCAGTGGCTCAGCACAGGCATGTACCTGTCCCCTGGGATGAAGACCCATATGGCCATGCCACAGGAAGTCATCGGGAAAGGCTGGCAGGTACCCGatcaccaccaccccccaccgCTTCCATGTTCTGTGCCTTTAATCGAGGGGGAAACCTCCACTCACAGCATGTTGATGTCGGTGCGCTTCACGGTCAAGGCGACTGACCTGTGGTTTGATCGGTTGACGTCCCCCGGCAGGTCCAGATAGGCTGTCAGACCGACAACATCGGCGGTGCTGGTGAGCTGCGGAGGGCGCCGGTGGTCCACGAGCGTTTTCCCATCGACTCCCAGATGATGCAGGTGTGCAACCTGTGGGGGGGCCTCCTCTACCT
The sequence above is a segment of the Esox lucius isolate fEsoLuc1 chromosome 1, fEsoLuc1.pri, whole genome shotgun sequence genome. Coding sequences within it:
- the zgc:162193 gene encoding TRPM8 channel-associated factor homolog; the protein is MTENKIHEAYASLMRGVQQLDLSGPCVPSDLVLIGHDAFPLAMNARGQVLMAASFYGDGRLVVLGHEAYLTAFPALMENALAWLAGSPCSSTRVVVHPGCKGLADALGGSRLRPEVGAFSKDDGVYVTDAYSVGPDVRDMVAFMKVTKGGLLIAGQAWSWAKDNPGQNTLQDFPANKVSSVAGIYFSDQPGELGTFPVPPQIPSSWLSVPIGKDFKDDLEFLLQGVSEFEIRGGAIPSEVLVHGPLAFPIGATPNGRAFLAGAYYGQGRVIVVTHEGYMGHEQMAPFWINALRWLDGGRNGPVGILPQLDFAFPLLSQSGLPCQKTGFKSDLSVYVGTCYSGDNAQNIQDFVAEGGGLLIGGHAWYWAQTHPGLNPMTEYAGNRILNRMGLSLLGSTLEAGRIKAPVPGQNGSEGYHFRHLLHRFAGHVTSGQALTGQEEARLKKLGGDCSNYLKMQAHDSASYTSVVEMLTNVLKETGIPQVGHASPVNNAKDHLLLSVGPEVYKACQDPDALLPYLFKDLSFKPVWPNHRVLISCSATGGEQWLSTGMYLSPGMKTHMAMPQEVIGKGWQVQIGCQTDNIGGAGELRRAPVVHERFPIDSQMMQVCNLWGGLLYLIAPPHTQVEGVEVVFQQVVPAPYYKSGVTTPAEWEILRNAPSPWAELEFENIIITLHSDVVRRLDRPDLLAALWDNIMRGVADLAAVPAKFPRKERFVVDVQISHGYMHAGYPVMMQSDVAWALVDPLAIRSSGIWGPIHELGHNQQRAAWEFPSHTTECTCNLWSVYVHEEVLGVKREQAHPNMSLENRQCRARDYAKGGRNLASWDMWVALETYMQLLDQFGWGAFKKVFAAYHTMQNVPNDNKSKMNLYAEVFSLTVMKNLSSFFKAWGWPIEPATEEKLSSLPVWSDHPMAQYD